In Leptospira kirschneri serovar Cynopteri str. 3522 CT, one DNA window encodes the following:
- a CDS encoding lipoprotein LipL71: protein MKSTQRKILSSFIILLAGFFISCGAELPIEELSDAKNSITRAKSAGAEKYAPAELEEARKNLLTAHQKASEENLTETKKSALYARAKALDASEKSFPSSVDDARKESSSSIESAEEAYASQLASEPYNTSVQLRKEGDSLRETADRTLESYPKESGDDAKLRMRLAAFDQYEASRQKYADSKKAADESKVLALSQKQQLIDSFADIDKNLNDADKYAEGKDPEVSETRNRLDSSKSKIEEGKIKEGYSEIDDIRKKSGELVAKNIKIYAEKQKELAKQSVASATTRLASFDRNKINSSRDFQVSYQRAEENLKAAEESRVAAEDLYSSEKYEDSISRSEEAIRLSRIVVDQATELAERIERKATTDKIAGRDTKTEGNKNTKNQSTTEGKNSSSKIGENGLPEGWKRYVVRKKVPADCLWRIAKDKRHYGTSKLWRRIYQANRNKIKNPNLIYPKQVLLIPPRKGPTQLDKVESPSRKKKPATEEVEAIEENRKPATHSSEDSETGESNNKKKAETTPPSTDTSDDETGGESSENEEPSPEEENGEEENSENLQ from the coding sequence ATGAAATCGACTCAAAGAAAAATACTTTCTTCTTTTATAATCTTACTCGCAGGATTTTTTATTTCCTGTGGAGCCGAACTTCCTATTGAGGAATTAAGTGATGCAAAGAACTCGATCACAAGAGCCAAGTCTGCAGGTGCTGAAAAATACGCTCCTGCAGAATTAGAAGAAGCTCGCAAAAACTTACTCACAGCTCATCAAAAAGCTTCGGAAGAAAATCTTACAGAGACTAAAAAATCTGCGTTATATGCAAGAGCCAAGGCTTTAGACGCTTCTGAAAAATCCTTCCCGTCTTCTGTTGATGATGCTCGTAAAGAATCTAGCTCTTCGATCGAATCCGCAGAAGAAGCCTATGCTTCCCAACTTGCTTCCGAACCTTATAATACTTCTGTACAACTTCGTAAAGAAGGTGATTCTCTACGCGAAACTGCTGACCGCACCTTAGAATCGTATCCAAAAGAATCTGGAGACGATGCAAAACTAAGAATGAGATTGGCAGCGTTTGATCAGTATGAGGCTTCTCGTCAAAAATATGCGGATTCTAAAAAGGCTGCGGACGAATCCAAAGTATTAGCTCTTTCTCAAAAACAACAGTTGATCGATTCTTTTGCGGACATAGATAAAAATCTAAATGACGCAGATAAGTATGCGGAAGGAAAAGATCCGGAGGTTTCCGAAACTAGAAATCGTCTCGATTCTTCTAAATCTAAAATAGAAGAAGGGAAAATCAAAGAAGGATATTCCGAAATAGACGATATTCGTAAAAAATCCGGAGAACTAGTCGCTAAGAATATTAAGATTTATGCAGAAAAGCAGAAGGAACTTGCAAAACAAAGTGTAGCATCCGCAACTACAAGGTTAGCTTCCTTCGATCGAAATAAAATCAATTCCTCTAGAGATTTTCAAGTTTCTTACCAAAGAGCGGAAGAAAATTTAAAAGCGGCTGAAGAATCCAGAGTAGCCGCAGAAGATCTATATTCTTCCGAAAAATATGAGGATTCTATTTCTCGTTCCGAAGAAGCAATTCGTCTTTCCAGAATCGTAGTAGACCAAGCCACCGAGTTAGCTGAAAGAATAGAAAGAAAAGCTACAACTGACAAGATTGCTGGTCGTGATACAAAAACAGAAGGGAATAAAAATACTAAAAATCAATCTACAACCGAAGGCAAAAATTCTTCATCTAAAATTGGAGAAAACGGACTACCAGAAGGTTGGAAACGTTATGTGGTTCGTAAAAAAGTCCCTGCGGATTGTCTTTGGAGAATCGCAAAAGACAAAAGACATTATGGGACTTCTAAACTCTGGAGAAGAATCTACCAAGCGAACCGAAACAAAATCAAAAATCCAAATTTGATTTATCCGAAACAAGTATTATTAATTCCTCCTCGAAAAGGCCCTACTCAATTGGACAAAGTAGAATCTCCGTCCAGAAAGAAAAAACCGGCTACAGAAGAAGTAGAGGCTATCGAAGAAAATCGAAAACCGGCCACACATTCTTCTGAAGATTCCGAAACTGGAGAATCGAATAACAAGAAAAAGGCGGAAACAACTCCTCCTTCTACCGATACTTCAGATGACGAGACAGGTGGAGAATCTTCAGAAAATGAAGAACCTTCACCCGAAGAAGAAAATGGAGAGGAAGAAAATTCGGAAAACCTTCAATAA
- a CDS encoding M23 family metallopeptidase has protein sequence MEVQTPVSGSFAEYRTHHLHMGADFKTFHLNGFPAIAPFDGVVESISESPTGYGLNLMLRSSSGLRAKFAHLFNLEGAKKELENLRQALYLLSDGIFSVKFLDHKFSVKQGQPIARIGESGTGVPHLHFELHGNGDTFNPLAYLKMNDRDGTPPELLVLYVDSSDGQKFRIPLQKKEEGIYELNDPEPLKLGGEVRIKLGAFDRMNSRNKNNLYFARLMSEGKILYERKFEKMSYAEARDHQSIYDSNRSSLNPPVYVYNLFSSRKPSLDLREFSVNQEIPLEIIAGDKEENHSSLKIRISNSGFKGHSEKKTETEYSSSDRRFLLKTPKENTFGKGNIFFEVVGTPASENFLPEGLVLKSELIEIESTGISWSGEAKLLWKGKKLGKGENLYLFEEGTKRWVILKTFSEIGGIGAVLTKIGIVAVLEDRSKPKIDHPFLISRYRFTPEVRPTAVIERMYSISDVGSGYAGGAEILLDGQIFPYEFESDRKMILVKIPRSFAKFKRRLLLQARIRDRAGNFSDWLTDLIDLGQMLEDEKS, from the coding sequence ATGGAAGTGCAAACACCCGTTTCAGGTTCTTTTGCAGAATATAGAACTCACCATTTACATATGGGAGCTGATTTTAAAACCTTTCACTTGAACGGTTTTCCTGCAATTGCTCCTTTTGATGGAGTTGTAGAATCTATTTCCGAATCTCCGACCGGATATGGACTCAACCTAATGCTTCGTTCTTCTTCCGGGTTAAGAGCTAAATTTGCACATCTTTTCAATTTAGAAGGTGCAAAAAAAGAACTGGAGAATTTGAGACAAGCGCTTTATCTTTTAAGTGATGGAATTTTCTCCGTAAAGTTTTTAGATCATAAATTTTCCGTAAAACAAGGACAACCGATTGCAAGAATCGGGGAATCGGGTACCGGAGTTCCACATTTACATTTTGAACTTCATGGAAATGGAGATACTTTTAATCCTCTTGCGTATTTAAAGATGAATGATCGGGACGGAACTCCGCCCGAATTGTTAGTTCTTTACGTAGATTCTTCTGACGGTCAGAAATTTAGAATCCCTCTTCAGAAAAAAGAAGAGGGGATTTATGAACTCAATGACCCAGAGCCGCTCAAGTTAGGTGGGGAAGTTAGGATCAAACTTGGTGCGTTCGATCGCATGAATTCTCGCAATAAGAACAATCTTTATTTTGCGAGACTTATGTCCGAAGGAAAAATTCTCTATGAAAGAAAGTTTGAAAAAATGAGCTATGCGGAGGCGAGAGATCATCAATCCATTTATGATTCAAACCGTTCTTCTCTCAATCCACCTGTTTATGTTTATAATCTTTTTTCTTCTCGTAAACCAAGTCTTGATCTTAGGGAATTTTCAGTGAACCAAGAAATTCCCCTGGAGATCATAGCAGGAGATAAGGAAGAAAACCATTCTTCCCTTAAAATAAGAATTTCTAATTCTGGTTTTAAAGGACATTCGGAGAAAAAAACTGAGACGGAATATTCGTCTTCGGATCGTAGGTTTTTACTCAAGACTCCGAAAGAAAATACATTCGGAAAAGGGAATATTTTTTTCGAAGTGGTCGGAACTCCAGCCAGTGAAAATTTTCTACCTGAAGGTTTGGTTTTAAAGAGTGAACTGATCGAAATTGAATCTACCGGAATTAGTTGGTCTGGTGAAGCCAAACTTCTCTGGAAAGGTAAAAAGCTAGGAAAAGGAGAAAATCTTTATCTATTCGAAGAAGGAACTAAACGTTGGGTGATTCTAAAAACATTTTCGGAGATTGGAGGAATCGGAGCCGTTTTAACTAAGATAGGAATTGTTGCAGTTTTGGAAGATCGTTCTAAACCCAAAATTGATCATCCATTTTTAATTTCCCGTTATAGATTTACGCCGGAGGTCCGACCAACTGCCGTCATTGAAAGAATGTATTCTATATCTGATGTAGGTTCAGGATATGCGGGAGGAGCCGAGATACTTTTGGATGGACAAATTTTTCCGTATGAATTTGAATCCGATCGTAAAATGATTCTTGTAAAGATCCCCCGATCCTTTGCAAAATTTAAAAGAAGACTTTTACTTCAGGCGAGAATTAGAGATAGAGCTGGTAATTTTTCTGATTGGTTAACCGACCTGATTGATCTAGGACAAATGCTGGAAGACGAAAAAAGCTAA
- a CDS encoding penicillin-binding protein 1A — protein MKQEPVSYLFRFFVIHFRDKILSRILNSENPLKQLLKLCSALLFLNGFLFVFSIKDLWRVPESNQYEKPSVLYGLGEKNEYEPIAEFYRFSRVVLNIKELPPEADGKPNKLIRSFVSTEDNNFYSHWGLDLRGIFRAFMVNILAGRIKEGASTITQQVARLRFLNTERSFLRKAREAWLALLLEVVFDKNTLMEIYLNEIPLGHGTIGVGAAARFYFRKDVKDLTWGESALLASLTTRPTEFSPLVNPNSSSAKVRVVFKKFVENGILDVKTAEKEYESFSEYYITLNRSPNDSAFGDRLNRFPYFTEYVRKNLTRYIPKSTLYSGGLKIYSTLNIQHQMQAEKALYAGLKAQTALSNQRTFTKIDAFDDAYGEIYDLLSMLNDIPDFKFKISRSARTFNRAWQEDLRDELSALNLLSGTESLGETIDWNYKNQQTEDFLLPVEGALISMRPDTGYITAVVGGSGFRSDNQQIRAFQAYRQPGSAFKPIIYAAAMEYFNEHPDPKKNVTAASLFSDSPLQYVLEDGDEWNPSNYTGEYSGFIKLREALELSRNSVAVRVLEHTGISNLMPFLEKILQIENRPIPRNYSISLGTFEVSPYELARAYAVIASGGKQVFPLSVLYVEDGSGKVIKDFREEANKQERKQILSPAVCFILTSMMEDVIKKGTGTGAASYGLSRPAAGKTGTTNNFRDAWFAGYSSELVSVVWLGYDTGTLSMGKGMSGGVVAAPIWGRFMSNALSREKSKPFHFGETGVVRKQICSISGKLPGSHCHQTEEEYFTKETVPKEVCDDHRGAGFIPEPEPTTHHTQPKKKQKTNIFQGDDDLIR, from the coding sequence ATGAAACAAGAACCAGTCAGTTATCTTTTCCGTTTTTTCGTCATTCATTTCCGGGATAAAATCCTATCTAGGATTTTAAATTCCGAAAACCCACTTAAACAACTGCTCAAACTCTGTTCGGCCTTATTGTTTTTGAACGGGTTTTTATTCGTATTCTCCATCAAAGATTTATGGAGAGTTCCAGAATCCAATCAATACGAAAAACCGTCCGTATTATATGGATTAGGCGAAAAAAACGAATACGAACCGATCGCAGAATTTTATCGTTTTTCCAGGGTCGTTTTGAACATCAAAGAACTTCCACCGGAAGCGGACGGTAAACCGAACAAACTCATCCGAAGTTTCGTCTCCACCGAGGATAATAATTTTTATTCTCATTGGGGATTGGATCTGCGTGGAATTTTTAGAGCGTTTATGGTAAACATACTTGCGGGAAGGATCAAAGAAGGAGCCTCGACGATCACCCAACAAGTAGCAAGACTTAGGTTCTTAAATACAGAACGTTCTTTTCTTCGTAAAGCAAGAGAAGCCTGGCTGGCACTACTTTTAGAAGTGGTTTTCGATAAAAACACACTGATGGAAATTTATCTCAACGAAATTCCACTCGGACATGGAACGATCGGAGTAGGAGCCGCTGCCAGATTTTATTTTAGAAAAGACGTAAAAGATTTAACCTGGGGAGAATCCGCACTGTTAGCGAGCCTTACCACAAGGCCCACCGAATTTTCTCCCTTGGTAAATCCAAATTCATCCAGCGCCAAGGTCAGAGTTGTATTTAAGAAATTTGTGGAGAACGGAATTTTAGACGTCAAAACCGCGGAAAAAGAATACGAAAGTTTTTCAGAATATTATATTACTCTAAATCGTTCTCCCAACGATTCCGCATTTGGAGACAGACTCAATCGTTTTCCATACTTTACAGAATACGTTCGTAAAAATCTGACACGTTATATTCCAAAATCCACACTTTACAGCGGTGGTCTCAAGATCTATTCCACCTTGAACATACAACACCAAATGCAGGCTGAAAAAGCGTTGTATGCAGGACTCAAAGCGCAAACCGCGTTATCCAATCAAAGAACGTTCACAAAAATAGACGCGTTCGACGACGCCTACGGAGAAATCTACGATCTATTATCGATGTTAAACGACATCCCGGATTTTAAATTTAAAATTTCCAGATCGGCAAGAACCTTCAACCGCGCTTGGCAAGAAGATTTAAGAGACGAACTCAGCGCTCTCAATTTATTGAGCGGAACCGAAAGTTTGGGAGAAACGATCGATTGGAACTACAAAAACCAACAAACGGAAGACTTTCTTTTACCGGTCGAAGGCGCTTTGATTTCGATGAGACCGGATACCGGATATATAACCGCAGTGGTGGGAGGTTCCGGATTTCGTTCTGACAATCAGCAGATCCGAGCCTTTCAAGCCTATCGTCAACCGGGCTCTGCGTTCAAACCTATCATATACGCTGCAGCTATGGAATATTTTAATGAACATCCGGATCCCAAAAAAAACGTAACCGCTGCATCTCTTTTTTCGGATTCTCCTTTGCAATACGTATTAGAAGACGGTGATGAATGGAATCCATCCAATTATACGGGAGAATATTCAGGATTTATAAAATTGAGAGAGGCCTTAGAGCTTTCCAGAAACAGCGTCGCCGTCCGAGTATTGGAACATACGGGGATCAGCAATCTGATGCCTTTTTTAGAAAAAATTCTTCAGATAGAAAACAGACCCATTCCTAGAAATTATTCCATCTCTTTAGGAACTTTTGAAGTATCACCTTACGAATTAGCGCGTGCCTATGCGGTGATCGCATCCGGAGGCAAACAAGTATTTCCTCTCAGCGTTCTTTATGTAGAAGACGGGTCCGGCAAAGTGATCAAGGATTTTAGAGAAGAAGCAAACAAACAAGAAAGAAAACAAATTCTTTCTCCAGCGGTTTGTTTCATTCTTACTTCCATGATGGAAGACGTAATCAAAAAGGGAACCGGAACTGGCGCGGCCTCGTACGGGCTCAGTCGTCCCGCAGCGGGTAAAACAGGAACCACGAATAACTTTAGAGACGCATGGTTTGCCGGTTATTCTTCTGAGTTAGTCAGCGTGGTTTGGTTAGGTTACGACACTGGAACCTTATCGATGGGAAAAGGGATGTCGGGTGGAGTAGTAGCGGCTCCCATTTGGGGAAGGTTTATGTCCAACGCACTTTCCAGAGAAAAATCGAAGCCGTTTCACTTCGGAGAAACGGGAGTAGTTCGCAAACAAATCTGTTCTATTTCCGGAAAACTTCCTGGCTCTCATTGTCATCAAACCGAAGAAGAGTATTTTACCAAGGAAACCGTACCGAAAGAAGTTTGTGACGATCATCGTGGGGCCGGTTTTATTCCGGAGCCGGAACCAACTACTCATCATACACAGCCAAAAAAGAAGCAGAAAACGAATATTTTCCAGGGAGACGATGATTTGATTCGTTAA
- a CDS encoding LPS exporter LptE: MFIARLAILALVFLQLNQCAYFTREPGNPPKIGGVPIPDEQRKIYIQNFRNNSYGMGVQTLLTELVRAEIDTRGRFLQTREKSNASYRLYGEVVHYQLVGNLLDQGGQSISREMTIIVRIELQKAGGQKIILERDEIPVRIIFSDQIGFRESESQAQARLLKIMAVRIAEETERAWYFSIAGKIDP, encoded by the coding sequence ATGTTTATTGCCCGACTGGCGATTTTGGCTTTAGTTTTTCTACAACTCAATCAATGTGCATACTTTACAAGAGAACCGGGAAATCCTCCCAAGATAGGCGGAGTACCAATCCCTGATGAACAGAGGAAAATCTATATTCAAAACTTTCGAAACAATTCGTACGGAATGGGAGTCCAGACACTCCTTACGGAATTAGTTCGAGCTGAGATAGATACTAGAGGAAGATTCCTTCAAACCAGAGAAAAATCAAACGCCTCTTATAGACTCTATGGAGAAGTCGTCCATTACCAACTCGTCGGAAACTTACTCGATCAAGGAGGACAATCGATCTCTAGAGAAATGACGATCATAGTCCGTATAGAACTACAAAAAGCGGGTGGACAAAAAATAATTCTGGAAAGAGACGAGATCCCAGTGAGAATCATATTCTCCGATCAAATTGGGTTCAGAGAAAGTGAAAGCCAAGCTCAAGCTAGACTATTAAAAATTATGGCAGTTCGGATCGCAGAAGAGACAGAAAGGGCTTGGTATTTTTCTATTGCCGGAAAGATCGATCCCTGA
- a CDS encoding bactofilin family protein: MAIGRENNNSVIGPGSIFEGKFYIAGSLRIDGKFEGEIKTDDTLYIGETGKVRTNISAREVTVSGTMIGNIKAENEVRLEETGRLLGDIIAPALHLAKGVVAKGNITITGGQKKDVKKIVEESFGGTRTLDNGKDE; this comes from the coding sequence ATGGCCATCGGCAGGGAAAATAATAACAGCGTAATCGGTCCAGGGTCCATATTTGAAGGGAAATTTTATATTGCGGGTTCTCTTCGGATCGACGGTAAATTCGAAGGAGAGATCAAAACGGACGATACTCTTTATATCGGAGAAACCGGTAAAGTAAGAACCAATATCTCGGCCAGAGAAGTGACCGTTTCTGGAACCATGATCGGAAACATCAAAGCCGAAAACGAAGTTCGTTTAGAAGAAACCGGAAGACTTCTAGGAGACATCATAGCACCTGCCCTTCATCTTGCCAAAGGAGTGGTTGCCAAAGGAAATATAACAATCACTGGCGGACAAAAGAAAGACGTAAAAAAAATCGTAGAAGAATCTTTCGGCGGAACCAGAACCTTAGATAACGGAAAGGACGAATAA
- a CDS encoding Fur family transcriptional regulator, which yields MNREKQEAILNKTEPAVRMEMQTFSEYLQKEGLKITNQRMLVAERIFSLHNHFTAEGLLEEFKDQRDQISKATIYRILSIMVSAGLLQEHNFGKDYKYYEHIIGHKHHDHIICTVCGKIVEFLDERIEQLQEQAARENGFKITGHSLNIYGTCNEHSSSK from the coding sequence ATGAATCGAGAAAAACAAGAAGCCATTCTAAATAAAACGGAACCAGCAGTCCGTATGGAAATGCAGACATTTTCTGAATATTTACAAAAAGAAGGCTTAAAAATTACCAATCAGAGAATGTTAGTAGCCGAAAGAATTTTTTCCCTTCACAATCATTTTACCGCGGAAGGGCTTTTAGAAGAGTTTAAGGATCAAAGAGATCAAATTTCCAAAGCCACAATTTATAGGATACTTTCCATAATGGTTTCAGCAGGTCTATTACAAGAACATAATTTTGGAAAGGATTACAAATATTACGAACATATAATAGGACACAAGCATCACGATCATATCATCTGCACAGTCTGCGGAAAAATCGTGGAATTTTTAGACGAAAGAATAGAACAACTTCAAGAACAAGCGGCCAGAGAAAACGGTTTTAAAATCACCGGTCATAGCTTGAACATTTACGGAACTTGCAACGAACATTCTTCTAGTAAATGA
- a CDS encoding peptidoglycan DD-metalloendopeptidase family protein, whose translation MIFKKPRQLTAGKEILRTESFTLIYLGAFHFHYSFYFRGNLYHGNLDFRRRKFRLIPIFASVLIFLAILGFGMNPSNAMIDSSRHEVTENDSEDLKAKSGDEKFLEESEKAKLTILMAKELKNPSEKKKQFKVTSYRVKRNETLAEIATRFKVSMESIAGSSNIKIEDTLYPGQVLSIPNKQGLLYKMKTGDTVAKVASLYKVNLDEILLENKLDDLDILRPGQKVFLPGAVIPDPTPKWVIPVASRIVTSNFGFRTFPRKKFHEGLDLKAFYEPIAAARNGKVIYAGWMGGYGNVVVIEHTDDFKTLYAHNSKLFVQRGDYVLAGKKIARSGSTGYSFGPHLHFEVIKNGRPVNPSKYLKGLTFRKGGPTH comes from the coding sequence ATGATCTTCAAAAAGCCCAGACAACTGACCGCAGGAAAAGAAATCCTTAGGACAGAAAGTTTCACCCTGATTTATCTGGGCGCGTTTCATTTTCATTATTCTTTTTATTTTAGAGGAAACCTCTATCACGGAAATTTGGATTTTCGCAGAAGAAAATTCAGACTCATTCCTATCTTTGCATCCGTACTTATTTTTCTTGCGATCTTGGGATTCGGAATGAATCCGAGTAACGCAATGATAGATTCTTCCAGACACGAGGTTACAGAAAACGATTCCGAAGACTTAAAAGCAAAATCAGGGGACGAAAAATTTTTGGAAGAATCCGAAAAAGCGAAACTTACGATTTTGATGGCGAAAGAATTAAAGAACCCTTCCGAAAAGAAAAAACAATTCAAAGTTACTTCGTATCGCGTAAAACGGAATGAAACGTTAGCCGAAATAGCAACCCGTTTTAAAGTTTCGATGGAGTCCATAGCCGGTTCTTCCAATATCAAAATTGAAGATACTCTTTATCCGGGACAAGTATTGAGTATTCCGAATAAACAAGGTCTTCTTTACAAGATGAAAACCGGTGATACAGTCGCCAAAGTAGCCAGTCTTTACAAAGTCAATTTAGACGAGATTCTGTTGGAAAACAAATTAGACGATCTAGATATTCTTAGACCAGGTCAGAAAGTGTTTTTACCAGGCGCGGTGATTCCAGATCCTACACCTAAATGGGTGATCCCGGTTGCATCTAGAATTGTAACTTCTAATTTCGGTTTTAGAACCTTTCCTAGAAAAAAGTTCCACGAAGGTCTTGATTTAAAAGCATTTTACGAACCAATCGCAGCAGCCCGAAATGGTAAGGTGATTTATGCCGGTTGGATGGGTGGTTACGGCAACGTAGTAGTCATCGAACATACGGACGATTTCAAAACTCTCTACGCACATAACTCTAAACTGTTCGTTCAAAGAGGGGATTACGTTTTAGCAGGAAAGAAAATCGCAAGATCAGGTTCTACTGGTTATTCTTTCGGACCTCATTTACATTTTGAAGTTATCAAAAATGGGCGGCCCGTCAATCCTTCCAAATACTTAAAGGGACTTACATTTAGAAAGGGTGGCCCTACTCACTGA
- a CDS encoding STAS domain-containing protein: protein MEITRRESGNIVILDINGEIDLYNAPEIKDVIAKLIEEQKYYTIINLEKVSYIDSSGIGALISSLSNLKKYQGGLKIINVSGSVRKVFELTKLTSFFEIFDNESEAVSAFK from the coding sequence ATGGAAATAACCAGAAGAGAAAGCGGGAACATTGTCATTCTGGACATAAACGGAGAAATCGATCTCTACAATGCTCCAGAAATTAAAGATGTAATCGCGAAACTCATCGAGGAGCAAAAATATTATACGATCATCAATCTCGAAAAAGTTTCTTATATAGATTCTTCTGGTATTGGTGCTCTCATTTCCAGCCTTTCTAATCTGAAAAAATATCAGGGTGGACTTAAGATTATCAATGTTTCAGGATCTGTAAGAAAGGTATTTGAACTAACAAAGCTAACTTCTTTTTTTGAGATTTTTGATAATGAATCAGAAGCAGTTTCTGCTTTTAAGTAA
- the tgt gene encoding tRNA guanosine(34) transglycosylase Tgt, which produces MIFQTTSEDTLTRARTGILNLNGIELKTPVFMPVGTRGVVKTLSADDLEELEYSLILGNTYHLYLRPGTSVLDRFGGLKKFSTWKKALLTDSGGYQVFSLNSLFKYEQDGVRFQSHIDGSRHYFTPNSVIDIQRSIGSDIMMVLDDCAPFDSGPERLKQSLDRTHRWAEMSVQYWEKNKNSQHLFGIFQGGIDLDFRLESLNAITSLPFDGIAIGGLSVGEPRKDFIRILNGIATYTDRNRPLYLMGVGTVPDILDGVKNGVDMFDCVLPTRNARNGQVFTTLGKINLRNEKWKNSDFPIDSNCTCKVCKRYSIGYIRHLHHVGEITAFSLSTYHNLHFMKNFLTEIQNSIQKGEFLEIYAKWKNLYEKPEFSG; this is translated from the coding sequence ATGATTTTTCAAACAACTTCGGAAGACACTCTCACTAGAGCCAGAACCGGAATTTTAAATTTAAACGGAATAGAATTAAAAACCCCTGTATTTATGCCCGTAGGTACAAGAGGAGTCGTTAAAACCCTTTCAGCGGACGACTTAGAAGAACTTGAGTATTCTCTAATATTAGGAAATACATATCATCTATATCTCAGACCGGGGACCTCCGTATTGGATCGTTTTGGGGGACTCAAAAAATTCTCGACCTGGAAAAAAGCACTTCTAACAGACAGCGGCGGGTATCAAGTATTCAGTTTAAATTCACTTTTTAAGTACGAACAGGACGGAGTTCGTTTTCAATCTCATATAGACGGGAGCAGACATTATTTTACTCCTAATTCAGTGATAGACATACAAAGAAGTATCGGTTCCGATATAATGATGGTTTTAGACGACTGTGCGCCTTTCGATTCTGGCCCGGAAAGGCTCAAACAATCCTTAGATAGAACCCATCGATGGGCAGAAATGTCGGTACAATATTGGGAAAAGAATAAGAACTCCCAACATCTTTTCGGAATTTTTCAGGGAGGAATTGATCTTGATTTTCGATTAGAAAGTCTAAACGCGATCACCTCACTGCCGTTTGACGGAATCGCAATAGGAGGACTTTCGGTCGGAGAACCTCGCAAAGATTTCATTCGAATTTTGAACGGTATTGCAACCTACACAGATCGAAATCGTCCTCTTTATTTGATGGGAGTTGGTACGGTCCCGGATATTTTAGATGGAGTGAAAAATGGAGTCGATATGTTTGATTGTGTACTTCCGACCAGAAACGCAAGAAACGGCCAAGTATTTACAACTTTAGGGAAAATCAATTTAAGAAACGAAAAATGGAAGAACTCCGATTTTCCTATAGACTCGAATTGCACGTGTAAGGTGTGTAAAAGATATAGTATAGGGTACATCAGACACTTACATCACGTAGGAGAGATCACTGCATTCTCGCTTTCGACGTATCATAATTTACATTTTATGAAAAATTTTCTTACAGAGATCCAAAACTCCATTCAAAAAGGAGAATTTTTAGAAATCTATGCCAAGTGGAAAAATTTGTATGAAAAGCCCGAATTTTCCGGTTGA